The sequence AAGGAGACAAgaaacacactgcactttatgCAGTGTTTCCTGCTtttgtgcaaaataaataaagttcgtatgctttgtgtttgtttttaatcaggGACTGCAACTGCACTGGTTTACTTTGACAGCAGTGAGGACTGACCTGATCCAGGCAAAACTCTCGCCATGCAGCTCTTCACCACTTTGCTGCTGCTggtcctggtgtttataattgCTGAGGCACGGAGGGGAAAGAGACTAGGACAAGAAAATTCTAGGGGAAGAAGAAAGTTGAACTCCATTATACACTTGGCAAATGGCTGCAAAGAGTACATAGAGAATGGTGATAAGTTTCTTGACTGCCAGGACTGCAATTTGACTGCTGTCCAGTTTGGTTGGCCAGAGGATATTGACCACCTTTTGTTGGCACAGAACAGGCTAAAAGTGCTGAAAGATAACACCTTCAGTCATTTTCGACACCTACTGAGTTTGGATTTGCAGCTGAATGAGATTTCAGCAATTGAGGAAGGTGCTTTCAGTGGCCTAAGTAAGCTCACCACCTTATTGCTACAACATAACCGCCTCCAAGTGGTTTCTGAAGCCATGTTCATTCCCTTGCCTCGACTTAGATACCTGCGCCTTCATGACAACCCATGGACCTGCAACTGCCAGCTGGACAGCCTGGTCCGCTTCTTGCAGGTTCCAAGCAACCGTTACTTGGGTAACTTTGCAAAATGTGCAGAGCCTACAAGGTTTTGGGGGCAGCAGCTGAAGACTCTGGATCCTAAGTTGCTGTGCTTGCCCATGCAGCCACTGGTTCAGATTCCTAGACCGCATTCTGATACAACATTGTTTTGCCACACTCATGATTCTCCAAAACCGCTGCTTGACTGCAGGAGCAAAGGTGAGAGCACCACAAAAACTAGTAACATCTTTAAATtagtaacattttttttaatgtaagaaTAGAGTTCTGTCTAACATTTTGGTATTTCCATTGGTCTACAACTCAGTTCTGTTTGTTTAAATTTGGTGAAATGGAAAATCCAATTTTTAGATTCAGCTAATGTCAGCATGCTGTAAatatgtcccaaaccacacactagTAATTTAACATACCATTTAGGAGTACAGTCTGCCCCAGCAGGCTATTTCAAAATAACAGATCTCTAAACACTGTAATTGACCAAAGCAAGTAAATTAAGAGTGGAAAAATAGATTTCAGAAAAGAAGGTTTTTCTTGGCATTCTCACTGGTATTCTCAATGTGGcataaaaatgtacacaaaattAATAACATACACATTTAAGACAGATTTAGGAAGGGATGAAGAATCATGTATTTATTCAAGCATCATGTACAGCTCCACATGAacacttgatttttttattctagtAACCCAGTATTCATGTATGACTACACTGAAAATGGTGAGATCTGCCATGGTACAATGGTACAATCCCTTGGGTGTGATTAACTGTAACATACAAAGTGTGAGTTGTAACAAAACTATAACAAAGTTCATATAGTTTCAGAAACTTTTTATctgggaatttcacacatatcagtttatatgtttacatagaatgtatgtatggtgtgaaaaaaaaccttctgtggtgagcagaaaaccaTCTCAGATCGTACAAAACAAGCCTGAGGTGTATGGGCTACAACAGCGGACGACCACATTACATTCCACATTTCAGCCAATAACAGAAATCTGtggctatcatgggcacagactcacttAATCTAGAGAGTTGCAGAtctttttttctaatcttcaactgtccagtttagGTAAGTCCTTGCTCAGGAGAGCCTGTTCTCAGCCTTTTCCACAGCCCCAGAGATGTGAGGAAATTAATTAAGCCACTGTATCACCCtttatttggttgtttgtttatttgcatgCTTGCTATTTTgcctacttacttacttaccacTTGTGTGCATTTCTGATTTGCAGTACATACCAACAATATGTCAACCCTTTTCACAGTACTTAAAAAAGATCAAATTGTGCTGTGCAAACTGTGAAATTGTGAAACTATGCTGCTCATTGTAATGAAACTATACGGCTCATGGACACAGCAGACTAAGGGTGAGATAAACAGGGagcttttatatttttgtccatgcaaaagaaaaaaacaatgaaaaaatcACCAGATTTCAGCTTGGCTGTAACTCATgtgcacatacatacaaacacaacaactgcacacacatcaGCCCCCCTCAttgaaagagaaaacaaaagataAACAGCGTGTTAATTAAGAAGCTATAGATTCTGCTTATACCCCCACTGTCTGACTGGCTCACAAACTATTATGTAGTTTCCTATATAGTATATCACTGGGAGGTCCTTCCCCTCAACCACCTGGGACACAATGGCCCCTAGCCATTGTCTAATGCATCTGGTGTGGTCCAGCTAATTTGGCACAAACCTTATTTAGTTGCGTCTCCTGAGCCTAGAGCAAATTTTCCTGTGATAAATGGCCTAAAATGTGGAGATTTGTTTACAGATCCAAGATACTTTGAATTTCATTTTTTAGTCACATTCAGTAATGCCTGTATAATAATTCAAAATTCAAAACCCAGGCCTGGGGAACCTCCCGGACTACAAATAATAGGGTTTCCCACAATGTGCCTGTGAAAATTCTCAGTCATCCAGGTGCAGttatctggaagttgagtcataTCTTATGGACTTCTTTCTTGTTAGATCAAAACTTTCACTACTCATCCAGTTAACACCAAGACTCAACTTCCAGAAATTGTATTTCCCACAGTTTGTCCCAAATTCAAGTTATGAATCAGGTTTTTATACATATGAGTAATATGTTCCTCTAACCCATCTATTTGAAGATAATGAATGCTGGTGTGACCACTTTGATCCCCAACAATTAATTCACAATTCACATAGTGTATATGACATAAATGTCATAGTGTATATGACAAAATATTCCTTGGTCAGCCACAATCTCTTTCAGGATAACTTGTGTTTCTTGGGAGATAACTCAAAAGGGTGCCTCTGCAGAACTATTATAAAGTGATATCCTCATGCTGACTAGGTCCCCATAAAATACTGGACTGCTTTTTTTCTAGCATACATTGAGTAGTTAAATAAGCAATGGTAAGGCCAATGATGGGCACCAAGCCTTCAGACCTTTGAGCAATGTCAGAAAGTTATGTATGATGCAGTATTTGTAATAGACCATGTAATCATATAGTCTTTTTTTCCTGGAAAGGCCTTGCTAAGTTCTTGGCAGTTCAGAGAGGGTTTTCGACTGACAAGAAAAACTCCAATGAATCACATTGAATCAGCCTGGGAGCAGTTGAGTTGTCAAAACTTCCTCACAACATAATCCTTGCATTGAGGAGTAGTGAATTGTGGTTCAAGTTTAAAGGGTCTGGGCTACTGCCATTGTTGGTGCCCTGAGCAAGTCCCATAACCCTATCTGCTTcaagggtgctgtatcatgtctGACACTGAGCACTGATATCAGTTCACTAACAAGCTGGGAGAAAGAACTTCACTGTACAGCATTGtttatgtaacaaataaagtcttctctttcttcttatGTCTGTTTCAACCTGCAGTAGAGCTATTCATTGCTACTCCAGGCACTAACATTCAAGAGTGTCTGCTACAGCTCGGTTTTAGCCTGTCAGCAGCACCTGCAAGTTTGCAGTGTTTACCCCACATTCATTTTCAGTTGTCAGTTGAGGTGAGCTTAGTTGAATGTCAGCAGGTCAAGTACTAGGCCATTGTTAGCCTCATGAACACAGCTGTAACAATAAGCATGCTCCTTGAATGAGGAGTATGAAAGGTGACTATAAAGTGGGCTTTTCTGGAGGACATTAATCACAGAGTATTGTTGTCCCCCTGAATAAAATTCTAATAAATTTGAGGTATTCTAATAAATTTGAGGTATGCTTAAGTACTTTGATTAAGCACAAGATGTTCAGTGAAAAGATGACTTTCAAAGCTACAAATTTCTTTTCTTGATCTAAGCATTTCTTTCAtgctgtacactacactgttgtTACATCTTCATTTCTGTGTCTAAACCTGGCCATACTTTGATAGCACTACAATATATTATCACTCCTGTGTACAATGTTATTTGAAGTGCAAATACAATTTTAGCAGCATGTACATGGTGTGAGCTCGAAGTCAGACACACAGAACCGCTGTCTATGACTGACACAAGCTGGCTTGATAAAATACGACCATAAAGAGCAACAGACCACAGCCAATGCCAGGGCTTGGTGGGTTATATCTTTGGCAGCAAGAGTTTGTCTTTAGCGAGTAAGTGCAGTCAAACAGAAGGATCTGGGCTTTCTCTGCTCCTCTCAGAAAAGCTGAGTCAACACttcagcaaagaaaaaaagcctCTCCATGATCTCATTATGTCCTGAGATTGAAAAGATGACTGCCTTGGGATTTTATTTCTCagcaaaaaaaatccccaaaaaGACCACCACAACTATTTTTGAAGAAAGAATGCAATAACAGAGGAAGagttttgcattatttatttcagcttCATCTATTTGCTTGAGTTAAAATAACAACATAAAATTATAGCATTCACAAAAGTACTCAAAGTAGAGGTAGAACTCTATAAAGATGATATGATCACTACTAAGTATCTATTAAAGACAAACTGAATGattgtttgttatttgttaaTTCTGATCATGCTTGTTTAGTTGAGCTTTCCTTAGGCTATAAAGCATGTCTTCTGGTAAAGATGACCTAGGAAAcatagtgtgtgtctgtttaataTGTCTTCTGCCCACATGGTCAGTTCCTGATGACATTTCCTTACTTTGCTAGATGATTGATGTTTCACATGGCCATTAAAGTTTCAGTTAAAAATAATGGAATAATGCATAAACCAGTCTAGGAAGGTTTGTTGGACATGATGACATTTACAGTCTgtgtttaaaacacacaaagccAAAACTACTCAAAGTAAACAAAGGGAGATTTCCATGGCCATAACTTTGTACTTACCAGATAGTTTCAGCCCCTTACCTCCATACACACTGGACAGGACAGAAAATCAGTTTTAGCTCAAGTAGCTTTAAGTATTATTAGAATCTGAAAGCTTTTATGGACCACCAATGTTGACCAAACTGTACCAGAGCCTTGAGCAATTACTGCAGAAGAGTTTCCATCTATGGTTAGACTTCTGGAAACCATTTTGTTACAGGGTGTCCAGTGTGATCCTGAGTTTAGGATACTGTCATGTCAGCTACCTCTTAAAAACATGAAAGTAGGTGAATTGAATATTCTAAATTGTCCCTATATGTGATGGACACCCATTTGGGTGAATTAttgcagtgtgtttttttgctgGATGCTTTCCCCAAGACacctaaaataaaaatttctgtCCAGGTGGAACAAACACTCTTTGAACAAGTTAATATTACGATCACGATCATCTTTTTCATCAATGGTGTGCAATTTGACCTCCCATGCTTTTTTTAGAGGCAGCATGACACTGTGGTCTTAAAAAGTTTGCTCTAGCATAATTACAGCTTTGGCAGCAGTTTTATTGAGcgaaaaataaaatcaccaaATTCAATTGCATGACCACAGAAAAAAATACCACACATGTCCACAAAGTATGATGCCACTCAAAAGCCTGACACTCCAAAGCAAAACCTGCAACTAACCTTTCACATCTGAATTTCTGAACTTCCCCTCATATATTGAGTAAAATGAAGGGAAATCGTTTCTCA comes from Hemibagrus wyckioides isolate EC202008001 linkage group LG14, SWU_Hwy_1.0, whole genome shotgun sequence and encodes:
- the lrrc17 gene encoding leucine-rich repeat-containing protein 17, with product MQLFTTLLLLVLVFIIAEARRGKRLGQENSRGRRKLNSIIHLANGCKEYIENGDKFLDCQDCNLTAVQFGWPEDIDHLLLAQNRLKVLKDNTFSHFRHLLSLDLQLNEISAIEEGAFSGLSKLTTLLLQHNRLQVVSEAMFIPLPRLRYLRLHDNPWTCNCQLDSLVRFLQVPSNRYLGNFAKCAEPTRFWGQQLKTLDPKLLCLPMQPLVQIPRPHSDTTLFCHTHDSPKPLLDCRSKGLKAVPRNIPENTAKIDLAFNNITQLRSKEFTTIKDLKLLNLSSNSLEHIDTAAFSGLLHLRELDLSNNSLHYFNYGVLEDLYYLRTLSLSGNPWICDYNIHYLIYWLKHHPAVEHTGLVCSEPEEFRGWPVESYVKTYNAECPKDKQVDLHRGTGPTATTSQELIAEMEEDTGLLPSPLRKKEPKKFEIFRLR